The proteins below are encoded in one region of Armatimonadota bacterium:
- a CDS encoding efflux RND transporter periplasmic adaptor subunit produces MTPSELKEMPRRSEYKRPEPCPPENIPPCPPERAKRIKTFLAKQWKRLIQLAVVLSISFALYEYVALPNPVNVAVVKTVTTTETIGATGKIRGNRVADLGMDSSGIISSIYVKEGDHVSVGTPILSLSQPELRASSDAAFAGLESANAELARASRGPLPSEIREARANLAQASSVGQARIAQAQAKLRTVRRGPRSQEIAEANSELQRRQDILSKAQLDYKRLDKLVKQGAVSQSQLDDAKTAVDTSRASVDAQKARVSLLREGATSDEIAEANAALAEAKASRDTNVAAAKERLNTLLSQPRREDITAARAKVNQARAEYERALDMSSKSELRAPFTGVVADIPVEQGQSISPGQKLVVLHEMTRPVIEVETDEENLSTLAVGQKAIVTADAFPGRELSAVVTDLGSKVNSERGTIQVLLTPTSHVTWLRPDLTVDVNVITQKSARRIILPADTVTRHGGGSAVFVVRHGKAVPVRVTAGAVGSAGVVVTGNLKDGELVVRNADNVTANSDVQPNRRR; encoded by the coding sequence ATGACACCAAGCGAATTGAAAGAGATGCCGCGCCGCTCGGAGTATAAACGACCCGAGCCATGTCCACCGGAGAATATTCCTCCATGCCCGCCTGAAAGGGCAAAACGAATCAAGACTTTTCTTGCCAAGCAGTGGAAACGGCTCATTCAACTGGCAGTGGTGCTGTCCATATCATTCGCCTTGTATGAGTATGTAGCGCTGCCGAATCCGGTCAATGTCGCAGTGGTGAAGACCGTGACCACCACCGAGACAATCGGCGCCACCGGCAAAATCCGGGGCAATAGAGTGGCCGATCTGGGTATGGACAGTTCGGGAATCATCAGCAGCATATATGTCAAAGAGGGCGACCATGTCAGTGTGGGTACACCCATCTTATCGCTTTCCCAGCCCGAACTTAGGGCAAGTTCCGATGCAGCCTTTGCGGGCCTTGAGAGCGCGAACGCTGAACTCGCCCGAGCGAGCAGAGGTCCACTTCCATCCGAAATTCGTGAAGCCAGAGCCAATCTTGCGCAGGCAAGCTCCGTCGGTCAGGCTAGAATAGCTCAGGCTCAAGCCAAACTCAGAACAGTGAGGCGCGGCCCACGCTCTCAAGAGATAGCTGAAGCGAACTCCGAACTCCAGCGCAGACAGGATATCCTTTCCAAAGCACAGCTCGACTACAAGCGTCTGGACAAGCTCGTCAAACAGGGTGCTGTCTCTCAGTCTCAGCTCGATGACGCTAAGACCGCAGTCGATACCTCCAGGGCAAGCGTCGATGCCCAAAAGGCCCGCGTGAGCCTGCTTAGGGAGGGTGCGACCTCCGACGAGATAGCCGAGGCGAATGCAGCTCTAGCAGAGGCCAAAGCGAGCCGCGACACCAACGTTGCTGCTGCAAAAGAGCGTCTGAACACACTGCTTTCCCAACCTCGACGTGAAGATATAACAGCCGCCCGAGCGAAAGTCAACCAGGCGCGAGCCGAGTATGAGCGCGCACTGGATATGTCCTCCAAGTCGGAGCTTAGAGCGCCATTTACCGGCGTAGTGGCGGATATTCCGGTCGAGCAGGGTCAATCGATCTCACCCGGCCAGAAGCTCGTGGTCCTTCATGAGATGACAAGACCTGTGATTGAAGTCGAGACTGATGAAGAGAACCTCAGCACCCTTGCCGTCGGTCAGAAAGCGATTGTAACCGCAGACGCATTCCCCGGCCGCGAACTCAGCGCAGTCGTGACCGATCTTGGCTCAAAGGTCAACTCAGAGCGCGGGACCATCCAGGTCCTGCTTACCCCCACAAGTCACGTGACCTGGCTCAGGCCCGATCTCACGGTGGACGTCAACGTAATCACCCAAAAGTCTGCCCGGCGGATCATACTCCCGGCGGATACGGTGACTCGTCACGGCGGCGGTTCGGCGGTGTTCGTCGTAAGGCATGGCAAGGCTGTTCCCGTCCGTGTGACTGCAGGTGCAGTCGGCAGCGCAGGCGTAGTCGTGACCGGTAATCTCAAGGATGGCGAACTGGTGGTCCGCAACGCAGACAATGTCACCGCCAATTCCGATGTTCAGCCGAACCGGAGGCGCTAG
- a CDS encoding FtsX-like permease family protein: MSKFELRVAWRHLLTSHGQTELTVGAVAVGVLLVVFLSSLINGLQIGLIDDVVGSIPHVSVEADTPGAKPLWQVPGQGGVGGMVVTKIEKMSTQKRKIAQWQRVCRTIRALPDVAGVAPSAEGSGFVSRGAKTMGAIIIGVVPSEQIKVLSLKNRVVEGDFNAVDSQNAAIGIKLADDIGAKLGSRIRLVSDQGIIQTFRVACLFDMGIDQANESWVYTGLSAAQAMFNIGKDVTTLNVRGSGLFDAQRIADEIRSFSPLMVSSWMESNKAFLDTLRAQNTAAAIIQAMTLLASAFGVASVMIVFVVQKSRDIGILKSMGATARQIRKIFVLEGLGVGIGGAVLGSGIGTGLCFLVTNIQVPGETFGGRQATIVPMSWDIRYVLLASAVAIIVGLLSSVVPAMRASKLDPVEAIRRG; encoded by the coding sequence TTGAGCAAATTTGAACTGAGGGTCGCCTGGCGGCATCTGCTTACCAGCCATGGCCAGACCGAGCTCACAGTCGGAGCAGTGGCGGTAGGCGTGCTGCTGGTAGTCTTTCTCTCTTCGCTGATCAACGGCCTGCAGATAGGTCTTATAGATGACGTCGTCGGCTCGATCCCGCATGTCAGTGTCGAGGCCGATACACCCGGCGCAAAACCGCTGTGGCAGGTTCCGGGCCAGGGTGGGGTAGGCGGCATGGTCGTTACCAAGATCGAGAAGATGTCCACCCAGAAGCGCAAGATCGCGCAGTGGCAGCGGGTGTGCCGCACGATCCGCGCTCTGCCCGATGTAGCGGGTGTCGCGCCGTCAGCCGAGGGCAGCGGGTTTGTGAGCCGCGGCGCCAAGACCATGGGCGCGATCATCATAGGCGTGGTCCCGTCGGAGCAGATCAAAGTCCTCTCACTCAAAAATAGAGTCGTCGAGGGTGACTTCAATGCAGTCGACAGCCAGAACGCCGCAATCGGAATCAAGCTCGCCGACGATATCGGTGCAAAGCTGGGCAGTCGCATCAGGCTCGTCTCAGATCAGGGGATCATCCAGACGTTCAGGGTCGCATGCCTCTTTGACATGGGGATCGACCAGGCTAACGAGTCCTGGGTCTATACAGGTCTGTCCGCAGCACAGGCTATGTTCAACATCGGCAAGGATGTCACTACCCTAAACGTGCGCGGCAGTGGCCTTTTCGATGCCCAGCGCATAGCCGATGAGATCAGGAGCTTCTCGCCGCTGATGGTATCGAGCTGGATGGAGTCCAACAAGGCCTTCCTCGACACTCTGCGTGCACAAAATACCGCCGCCGCGATTATCCAGGCTATGACCCTGCTCGCATCCGCGTTCGGGGTTGCCAGTGTGATGATCGTGTTCGTGGTCCAAAAGTCGCGCGATATAGGTATCCTCAAGAGCATGGGCGCGACAGCCCGGCAGATCCGAAAGATATTCGTGCTCGAGGGGCTGGGTGTAGGGATAGGCGGAGCGGTCCTGGGCTCGGGGATCGGCACGGGGCTCTGCTTCCTGGTGACCAATATCCAGGTCCCCGGCGAGACGTTCGGCGGCAGGCAGGCGACAATCGTGCCTATGAGCTGGGACATCCGGTATGTGCTGCTGGCCTCGGCTGTGGCAATCATAGTCGGGCTGCTGAGCAGTGTAGTTCCCGCGATGCGCGCCTCAAAGCTCGACCCGGTGGAGGCTATAAGACGTGGATAG